From one Coffea eugenioides isolate CCC68of chromosome 11, Ceug_1.0, whole genome shotgun sequence genomic stretch:
- the LOC113752849 gene encoding probable calcium-binding protein CML31, with the protein MGKVADSDGDGCIDFAEFTKVHRAKGAGVKGFKVPFEYLILDGNGKISAEELSEVMTRLGEKSRILMSCLFLPSKRENERGGIVGGDEKAWRKVEPGGVQENDKRGVDAYEDGFINMAEFMMSMTRTMNLSPS; encoded by the exons ATGGGCAAGGTCGCTGATTCGGACGGAGATGGATGTATCGACTTTGCAGAGTTCACGAAAGTCCACAGGGCTAAAGGAGCTGGCGTGAAAGGCTTCAAGGTGCCTTTCGAGTATTTGATTTTGGACGGGAATGGGAAAATAAGCGCGGAGGAATTGTCGGAGGTGATGACGAGGCTTGGAGAAAAGTCGAGGATCCTGATG TCATGtctttttcttccttcaaaACGGGAAAATGAGCGCGGAGGGATTGTCGGAGGTGATGAGAAGGCTTGGCGAAAAGTCGAGCCTGGAGGCGTCCAGGAAAATGATAAAAGGGGAGTGGATGCTTATGAGGATGGATTCATTAACATGGCCGAGTTCATGATGTCGATGACGCGTACCATGAACCTTTCCCCATCTTAA
- the LOC113753988 gene encoding protein DETOXIFICATION 49-like: MAVETSAPLLVDYINGLPKSNESFPDHEHHGSRPTLPEVAEEIKKLYTIAFPMIITGLLVYGKSMISVLFMGRLGKDALAGGSLSSGIANITGYSIISGLAMGMEGISSQACGAKQWSVMGQTLQRTIVILLFASIPISLLWLNIQPILVFCGQDSNISSVAANHLAFCIPDLVFQSIINPLKIFLRTQNVTLPLILSAVFSLALHAPVNYLLIHKLGLGIRGVAAASSITDFATLATLVLYIIFSGVYKRSWPGWSLQCFNQWKPILSLALPSCVSVCLEWWWYELMILLSGLLSNAAEVVATMGILLQATSLVYIFPSSLGLAVSTRVGNELGANHPSKARISCLVALACAVFTSIAAMSFVTICRNAWGRAFTQDKAILSLTALSMPVLGLCELGNCPQTAGCGVLKGCARPVLGATINLGSFYGVGLPLAIITGFGLGKGLLGLWLGLLVAQAVCSVLMVFVLRGTDWMDQANRASELIGITVDPDRESRGEYVIWNDQDRQLSQAKESTV; the protein is encoded by the exons ATGGCTGTAGAAACTTCAGCTCCTCTACTGGTGGACTATATTAATGGCCTCCCAAAGTCGAACGAAAGCTTTCCAGATCACGAACATCACGGTTCCAGGCCAACCCTTCCAGAG GTTGCTGAGGAGATTAAAAAGCTATACACCATAGCCTTTCCCATGATCATCACCGGCCTGCTTGTTTATGGTAAATCCATGATATCAGTGCTATTCATGGGAAGACTGGGGAAAGATGCACTGGCTGGGGGGTCTCTTTCAAGTGGCATAGCCAACATCACTGGCTACTCCATCATCTCAGGTTTAGCCATGGGCATGGAAGGCATCTCTTCTCAAGCCTGTGGGGCTAAGCAGTGGTCAGTCATGGGTCAAACCCTGCAACGCACAATCGTCATTCTTTTGTTCGCTTCAATTCCCATTTCCCTCTTGTGGCTCAACATCCAGCCAATACTAGTCTTTTGTGGCCAAGACTCAAATATATCTTCAGTTGCAGCTAACCATCTTGCATTCTGCATACCAGACCTTGTATTCCAATCCATCATAAACCCTCTCAAAATCTTTCTGAGGACACAGAATGTAACGCTGCCCCTTATCCTTAGTGCTGTCTTTTCTCTGGCCTTGCATGCACCAGTAAATTATCTCCTCATTCATAAGCTCGGCCTAGGCATTCGAGGCGTTGCTGCGGCATCATCCATTACAGACTTCGCTACCCTTGCAACACTCGTTCTTTACATAATCTTTTCTGGGGTGTATAAAAGATCATGGCCAGGGTGGTCCCTCCAATGCTTCAATCAGTGGAAGCCGATTCTAAGCCTTGCACTCCCCAGCTGTGTATCTGTATGCTTAGAGTGGTGGTGGTACGAGTTGATGATTCTATTATCTGGTTTGCTCTCAAATGCGGCCGAAGTCGTGGCAACCATGGGAATTCTCTTGCAGGCAACTTCTCTTGTTTAcatttttccttcatctttGGGCTTAGCGGTGTCTACTCGAGTGGGAAATGAGTTAGGAGCCAACCATCCTAGCAAAGCAAGAATTTCGTGCCTGGTAGCATTAGCATGTGCAGTGTTTACAAGCATAGCTGCAATGTCATTCGTGACAATATGCAGAAATGCTTGGGGACGAGCTTTTACACAAGACAAAGCCATTCTGTCTTTGACCGCCCTGTCCATGCCGGTGCTGGGCCTCTGTGAGCTCGGAAACTGCCCCCAGACCGCCGGTTGTGGAGTGTTGAAGGGATGCGCTAGGCCGGTGTTGGGTGCTACGATTAATCTGGGCTCCTTCTACGGTGTTGGGCTACCTCTCGCAATCATCACGGGATTTGGATTGGGAAAGGGCTTATTAGGCCTATGGTTGGGTCTACTGGTGGCCCAGGCCGTCTGTTCGGTCCTGATGGTTTTTGTTCTGAGGGGAACAGATTGGATGGATCAAGCAAATAGAGCGAGCGAGTTGATTGGAATTACAGTTGATCCTGATCGTGAATCTCGGGGTGAATACGTAATATGGAATGATCAAGACCGTCAACTAAGTCAGGCAAAAGAGTCTACGGTGTGA
- the LOC113753585 gene encoding eukaryotic initiation factor 4A-I, giving the protein MDSTETPLSTSPSHSNFSQQRHFYLAVDRLQFKMETLVDLLGMAGRQPLLRMVVCCSTRDELDAVCSAVSRLSYISIATLYSDQAEAERARILEKFRQTAINWNNCTADGEEKKDDKEERNKSHMIIVTDACLPLLGMGESPISSRVLINYELPTKKETYLRRMATCLATDGIVINMVVGGEVATLKSIEESSGLVIAEMPIHIFEMM; this is encoded by the exons ATGGATTCAACCGAAACTCCCTTATCCACCTCCCCATCCCATTCCAATTTCAG CCAACAGCGCCATTTCTATCTTGCCGTGGATAGGCTCCAATTCAAGATG GAAACCTTGGTGGATCTATTAGGCATGGCCGGACGGCAACCGTTGCTACGCATGGTGGTCTGCTGCAGCACTCGTGACGAGCTCGACGCCGTCTGCTCCGCCGTCTCCCGCCTCTCCTACATTTCTATTGCAACTCTG TATAGTGACCAGGCGGAAGCTGAACGAGCGCGGATTTTGGAGAAGTTCAGGCAAACGGCAATTAATTGGAACAATTGCACTGCCGATGGcgaagaaaagaaagatgacAAAGAAGAGCGGAACAAGTCTCATATGATTATTGTTACTGATGCTTGCCTGCCGTTGCTTGGCATGGGGGAGTCGCCTATCAGCTCTCGAGTTTTGATTAATTATGAACTGCCAACTAAAAAG gAAACTTATTTGAGGCGTATGGCGACTTGTTTAGCCACAG ATGGGATTGTCATTAATATGGTGGTTGGTGGTGAAGTTGCAACTCTCAAAAGCATTGAAGAGAGCAGTGGTCTGGTCATAGCTGAGATGCCCATACAT ATCTTTGAGATGATGTAA
- the LOC113754356 gene encoding heat shock factor protein HSF24 — MSQRTVPAPFLTKTYQLVDDPCSDDVISWNESGTTFVVWKTAEFAKDLLPNYFKHNNFSSFVRQLNTYGFRKIVPDKWEFANDNFKRGRKELLTDIRRRKTTTSTQSTNQAGAGKSITTANPTSPANSGEDLGSSSTSSPDSKSPGSVDTLSAEQFADLSDENEKLKKDNQMLSSELAQTKKQCDDLIAFLTKHVNVAPDQINSIMNQGAAVGEMNFNEINCVVDDHVDNKEADDDDDENGNGGSLKLFGVTLLTEKNKKRGRDDMDVGYAEVRPRKDVKTLDFCAPWMRIASCAGETSKVCN; from the exons atGTCTCAAAGGACAGTTCCGGCGCCGTTCTTGACCAAGACGTATCAGTTGGTGGATGATCCCTGCTCGGACGATGTAATATCGTGGAACGAAAGCGGTACAACGTTCGTGGTCTGGAAAACCGCGGAGTTTGCTAAGGATTTGCTGCCTAATTACTTCAAGCACAACAACTTTTCCAGCTTCGTTCGTCAGCTCAACACCTAT GGCTTCCGAAAAATTGTCCCCGATAAATGGGAATTTGCCAACGACAATTTCAAGCGAGGCCGGAAGGAGCTCCTAACTGATATCCGTCGACGGAAAACCACGACGTCAACACAGTCTACAAACCAAGCTGGGGCCGGCAAGTCCATAACCACTGCCAATCCCACCTCACCAGCGAATTCCGGCGAGGACTTGGGCTCAAGCTCAACCTCATCCCCCGACTCGAAGAGCCCAGGGTCGGTGGACACCCTATCTGCAGAGCAATTTGCGGACTTGTCGGATGAGAATGAAAAGCTGAAGAAAGATAATCAGATGCTGAGTTCAGAGCTTGCACAGACCAAGAAACAATGCGACGACCTCATTGCATTCTTGACCAAGCATGTAAATGTTGCACCTGATCAAATCAACAGCATCATGAACCAGGGAGCAGCGGTGGGTGAGATGAATTTTAATGAGATCAATTGTGTTGTTGATGATCATGTTGACAACAAAGAAGccgatgatgatgatgacgaaAATGGAAATGGAGGGAGTTTGAAGTTGTTCGGTGTGACCTTGTTAACAGAGAAGAACAAAAAGAGGGGTCGTGATGACATGGATGTTGGTTACGCTGAGGTTCGTCCTAGGAAAGACGTCAAGACACttgacttttgtgcaccttGGATGAGAATAGCTTCATGCGCTGGTGAAACCAGCAAGGTTTGTAACTGA
- the LOC113751600 gene encoding uncharacterized protein LOC113751600, whose amino-acid sequence MSHNPTIPPSPTPPPTEFIPEPRQVQPVLTPTPSLYKQKSWSPDTYRDEAWQRRKGNHDIRCNRRSKSVTEEDLEELKACIELGFSFDSPKIDQRLSDTFPAYGLFYAVNKNYNDTVSKHITLASPFSSTVSDCDTPSPLDSPHNIFGPGENPQTVKTRLRQWAQVVACAVRQSSR is encoded by the exons ATGTCCCACAACCCCACCATTCCTCCATCACCCACACCTCCCCCAACGGAGTTCATACCGGAGCCCCGGCAGGTTCAGCCAGTGCTCACACCTACTCCATCTCTGTACAAACAAAAATCCTGGTCTCCGGACACTTATCGTGATGAGGCTTGGCAGCGGCGGAAGGGAAATCACGACATTCGCTGCAACCGTCGGAGTAAGAGTGTGACCGAGGAAGACCTTGAGGAACTTAAGGCTTGTATTGAATTGGGTTTCAGTTTTGACTCCCCAAAAATCGACCAACGTTTGTCTGATACTTTTCCGGCCTATGGACTATTTTATGCTGTAAACAAGAATTACAACGACACAGTTTCTAAGCATATCACTTTGGCATCGCCTTTCTCTTCCACTGTCTCGGACTGCGACACGCCTTCCCCTCTTGACAGCCCTCATAACATCTTTGGTCCAG GTGAAAATCCACAAACGGTGAAGACAAGATTGAGACAGTGGGCACAAGTGGTTGCTTGTGCCGTTCGTCAATCTTCAAGGTGA
- the LOC113753877 gene encoding CLK4-associating serine/arginine rich protein isoform X2, whose product MWHEARRSEKKVHDMMDAARKRAQRRAVYLAKRRGDPQQSIQAVGSRCRIYRDDALYHATQDQQGLIPWNGKQDILIDRFDGRALLDFIRDSSSRHIRVPEKSEEEEELEEFVNFERYRDLIKHRRRGFADDEALQHVDQEIEAKINPFGSDRSHPPQPVANKGSYSQVGFSYDGDGKEETHDSDGEEEDEDEDDEDDDEFNSDDSNDVGMESIAKEFGVKRYGWLVYMDKKAKEEERRQKEVIKGDPAIRKLSRKERRKASQMEREREREASRITGTRVLHRDPYREPRRSPTYEAYSRSRRSRSRSRSYSPSHSRRNARGMHSDDVHRSKDRAPKIEYITEFGGSDGNEPKFEGYSPPPSPPTQADALNRPSSGRILEALHVDPASGVSLDKEKNAKLLKPPASVSFAWQHILSVSQIKQGN is encoded by the exons ATGTGGCACGAAGCGAGGCGGTCGGAGAAAAAGGTACATGACATGATGGACGCGGCTCGGAAGCGGGCTCAGAGACGCGCTGTCTACCTGGCTAAGAGGCGCGGCGACCCGCAGCAGTCTATCCAAGCCGTCGGATCTCGCTGCCGTATCTATCGTGACGATGCTCTCTACCATGCCACCCAGGATCAGCAGGGCCT GATTCCATGGAACGGAAAGCAGGATATTTTGATTGACAG ATTTGATGGTCGTGCTTTGCTTGATTTTATTAGAGATTCTAGTTCGAGACATATTCGGGTTCCTGAGAAGtctgaagaagaggaagaattagAAGAGTTTGTTAATTTTGAGCGTTATCGGGATTTAATTAAGCATCGGCGTAGAGGAT TTGCCGATGATGAAGCTTTGCAACATGTTGATCAAGAGATTGAGGCTAAGATCAACCCTTTTGGATCAGACAG ATCTCATCCTCCCCAGCCAGTGGCAAACAAGGGGTCATATTCACAAGTTGGTTTCTCTTATGATGGAGATGGGAAAGAGGAAACCCACGACTCAGATGGTGAGGAAGAGGATGAAGATGAAGacgatgaagatgatgatgagtTTAACAGTGATGACAGCAATGATGTGGGAATGGAGTCAATTGCAAAGGAATTTGGTGTTAAGCGCTATGGATGGCTTGTATACATGGATAAGAAGgctaaagaagaagaaaggaggcaGAAAGAAGTTATCAAGGGAGATCCTGCAATT AGGAAGCTGAGTCGGAAGGAAAGAAGAAAGGCTTCTCAGATGGAAagagaaagggaaagagaagCATCTCGCATTACTGGTACTAGAGTACTTCACCGTGATCCTTACCG TGAGCCCAGAAGAAGCCCTACTTATGAAGCTTATTCACGTTCTAGACG GTCAAGGTCAAGGTCTAGATCTTACTCACCTTCCCACTCAAGGCGCAATGCTCGTGGAATGCATTCTGATGATGTTCATCGAAGCAAAGATAGAGCTCCTAAGATAGAGTATATAACAGAGTTTGGAGGGTCTGATGGAAATGAACCAAAATTTGAAGGATATTCTCCACCACCATCTCCTCCAACCCAAGCTGATGCACTGAACCG GCCATCATCTGGTCGCATACTTGAGGCTCTCCATGTAGATCCTGCATCTGGTGTATCTCTTGACAAGGAAAAAAATGCCAAATTGTTGAAACCACCAGCAAG CGTTTCATTTGCTTGGCAGCACATCCTCAGCGTTAGCCAAATTAAGCAAGGCAACTAG
- the LOC113753877 gene encoding CLK4-associating serine/arginine rich protein isoform X1 produces the protein MWHEARRSEKKVHDMMDAARKRAQRRAVYLAKRRGDPQQSIQAVGSRCRIYRDDALYHATQDQQGLIPWNGKQDILIDRFDGRALLDFIRDSSSRHIRVPEKSEEEEELEEFVNFERYRDLIKHRRRGFADDEALQHVDQEIEAKINPFGSDRSHPPQPVANKGSYSQVGFSYDGDGKEETHDSDGEEEDEDEDDEDDDEFNSDDSNDVGMESIAKEFGVKRYGWLVYMDKKAKEEERRQKEVIKGDPAIRKLSRKERRKASQMEREREREASRITGTRVLHRDPYREPRRSPTYEAYSRSRRSRSRSRSYSPSHSRRNARGMHSDDVHRSKDRAPKIEYITEFGGSDGNEPKFEGYSPPPSPPTQADALNRPSSGRILEALHVDPASGVSLDKEKNAKLLKPPASTSSALAKLSKATSSGSLTKQQVEKKETPQERLKRIMSKQLNKQIKKDTAVEMAKKREQERQRLEKLAETSRVSRYRHRSRSRSYSRSPSR, from the exons ATGTGGCACGAAGCGAGGCGGTCGGAGAAAAAGGTACATGACATGATGGACGCGGCTCGGAAGCGGGCTCAGAGACGCGCTGTCTACCTGGCTAAGAGGCGCGGCGACCCGCAGCAGTCTATCCAAGCCGTCGGATCTCGCTGCCGTATCTATCGTGACGATGCTCTCTACCATGCCACCCAGGATCAGCAGGGCCT GATTCCATGGAACGGAAAGCAGGATATTTTGATTGACAG ATTTGATGGTCGTGCTTTGCTTGATTTTATTAGAGATTCTAGTTCGAGACATATTCGGGTTCCTGAGAAGtctgaagaagaggaagaattagAAGAGTTTGTTAATTTTGAGCGTTATCGGGATTTAATTAAGCATCGGCGTAGAGGAT TTGCCGATGATGAAGCTTTGCAACATGTTGATCAAGAGATTGAGGCTAAGATCAACCCTTTTGGATCAGACAG ATCTCATCCTCCCCAGCCAGTGGCAAACAAGGGGTCATATTCACAAGTTGGTTTCTCTTATGATGGAGATGGGAAAGAGGAAACCCACGACTCAGATGGTGAGGAAGAGGATGAAGATGAAGacgatgaagatgatgatgagtTTAACAGTGATGACAGCAATGATGTGGGAATGGAGTCAATTGCAAAGGAATTTGGTGTTAAGCGCTATGGATGGCTTGTATACATGGATAAGAAGgctaaagaagaagaaaggaggcaGAAAGAAGTTATCAAGGGAGATCCTGCAATT AGGAAGCTGAGTCGGAAGGAAAGAAGAAAGGCTTCTCAGATGGAAagagaaagggaaagagaagCATCTCGCATTACTGGTACTAGAGTACTTCACCGTGATCCTTACCG TGAGCCCAGAAGAAGCCCTACTTATGAAGCTTATTCACGTTCTAGACG GTCAAGGTCAAGGTCTAGATCTTACTCACCTTCCCACTCAAGGCGCAATGCTCGTGGAATGCATTCTGATGATGTTCATCGAAGCAAAGATAGAGCTCCTAAGATAGAGTATATAACAGAGTTTGGAGGGTCTGATGGAAATGAACCAAAATTTGAAGGATATTCTCCACCACCATCTCCTCCAACCCAAGCTGATGCACTGAACCG GCCATCATCTGGTCGCATACTTGAGGCTCTCCATGTAGATCCTGCATCTGGTGTATCTCTTGACAAGGAAAAAAATGCCAAATTGTTGAAACCACCAGCAAG CACATCCTCAGCGTTAGCCAAATTAAGCAAGGCAACTAGCAGTGGCAGCCTCACTAAGCAACAGGTGGAGAAGAAGGAAACGCCACAAGAGCGGCTAAAACGGATTATGAGCAAGCAACTAAACAAACAAA TTAAAAAAGATACAGCCGTTGAAATGGCTAAGAAAAGAGAACAGGAACGACAGAGGCTTGAAAAACTTGCAGAAACAAGTCGTGTTAGTCGATATCGTCATCGCAGTCGAAGTAGAAGCTACAGCCGATCTCCTTCCAGGTAG